Genomic segment of Bacteroides intestinalis DSM 17393:
GATTGACGGTGTGCCTACCGACCTGGGGCTGTCTTCACTGAACATGGCGGATGTGGAACGCCTGGACGTATTGAAAGACGCATCGGCTACAGCCATTTACGGTTCGCGTGGAGCCAATGGGGTAGTGATGATTACCACCAAGCGCGGAACGGAAGGGAAAGGCAAATTGTCAGTATCCGCTAATTGTGCTTTCCAGAATGCCACGAACGTTCCTTCTTTGCTGAACGCAAGCCAGTATGCTGATTTGAGTAATGATATGATGGTGAACAGCGGTCGCAACCCGAACCCGAATTGGGCAAATCCTTCGGAACTGGGTGCAGGTACCGACTGGATGGACGAATTGCTGCGCACGGGTGTGATGCAGAACTATACGGTAAGTTATTCCGGAGGAAACGAGAAGTCTCATTATTATGTATCCGGTGGTTTTCTCGATCAGTCGGGTACGGTGCGTAGTGTAAACTATCGCCGTTTTACGTTTCAGTCCAACAGCGACGCACAGGTGCTGAAGTGGTTGAAGTTCTCCAATAATATAACTTTCAGTACTGATACGAAGGATTCGGGCAGTTATAATATCGGTGATGCGCTGAAGGCTCTTCCCGTTCTTCCGGTGAAGAATGAAGACGGTTCATGGAGTGGTCCGGAAGGTAATTCAGAATGGTACGGTAGCATCCGCAACCCGATAGGACCTACGCAACTGAACAAGAGCCAGACGAAAGGTTATAACTTCCTTGCCAACTTGACGGCGGAACTGACTTTTACCAAATGGCTGAAATTCAAGAGCACTTTCGGCTACGATGCCAAATTCTGGTTCATCGATAACTTCACGCCGAAATATAACTGGAAACCTATTCCGACGGAAGAAACTTCACGCTACAAGAGCGATAATAAATCATTCACTTATCTGTGGGATAACTATTTCCTGTTTGACCATACCTTTGCAGAAAAGCATCGTGTGGGAGTAATGGCGGGTTCGTCTGCACAGTGGAATGAGAATGATTACCTGAATGCGCAAAAGAATGTCTTCATGTTCGACAATGTACATGAAATGGATAACGGTCAGGAGATGTACGCCATTGGCGGCAGTTCCAATGAATGGGCGTTGCTCTCTTACATGGCACGTATCAACTACTCTTACGAAGACCGCTATATGCTGACGGCAACTGTCCGCCGTGATGGTTCCAGCCGTTTCGGTAAAAAGAACCGCTGGGGTACTTTCCCTTCTGTATCTGCCGCATGGCGCATTTCGCAGGAAAGCTGGTTCCCGAAGAACGACGTTGTGAACGACCTGAAAATACGTGCAGGATATGGAGTGACGGGTAGCCAGGCAAGTGTCGGTAATTATAGTTACCTGGCATCTTACAACACCAGTGTATATCCATTCGGAACAACGAGCGGCAATCAGACCGCATTGGTTTCCTCTACGCTTGCCAATCCTTACATTCATTGGGAAGAGGTGGCACAGACGAATATCGGTTTCGATGCGTCCCTGTTTAATTCACGGATTGTATTCTCACTGGATGCTTATCTGAAAGAGACAAGGGATATGCTGGTAAAGGCATCCATCCCCATCACATCGGGATTTGAAGATACCACCACCACTTATACGAATGCCGGTAAAGTGCGCAATCAAGGTTTGGAAATGAGTCTGCACACTATCAACCTGACTGGAGAACTGGGCTGGGAAACGAACGTGACCGCCACGTACAATAAGAATAAGATTAAGGACCTGAACAGCGCGGTTCCTTACTATATCAACCAGATCAATAACTCGTATGTGACGATGCTGGCAAAAGACTATCCGATTAATGCCTTCTACGGCTACGTGACGGACGGCTTGTTCCAAAATCAGGCGGAAGTGGATGCGCATGCCGTGCAGCCGGGAGCTGAACCGGGCGATATCCGTTTCAGGGATTTGAACAACGACGGTGTCATCAACGACAGTGACCGCACGGTGATTGGCAATCCTAATCCCTGTTGGTTCTTCTCAATGAACAACAACTTGTCTTACAAAGGATTCGAGCTTTCCGTATTCTTTCAGGGAGTGGCCGGCAATAAGATTTATAACGCCAACAATATCGACAACGTCGGAATGGCTGCCGCATACAACCAGACGACTGATGTGCTGAACCGTTGGCGCGGAGAGGGGACAAGCTACTCCATGCCGCGTGCCGTGTTCGGTGATCCTAATCAGAACTGCCGTGTATCCGACCGCTTTGTAGAAGACGGATCTTACTTGCGTGTGAAGAACATCACACTCTCTTATACCTTCCCGAAACAATGGTTGCAGAAGTTACAGATAGAGAATGCACGCCTTTCCCTTTCCTGTGAGAATGTGGCTACCATTACCGGATATTCCGGTTTCGATCCGGAGGTGGATATTAACGGTATTGATTTGTCCCGTTATCCCATTTCCCGTACATTCAGTGTAGGATTAAACTTTAACTTTTAAATAGATTCGGATATGAAAAAGATAACAAACTTACTATACGTGCTGGCTGTATTGACGCTGGTATCATGTAACGACTTCCTGGATAAGTCGCCCAAATATGCCGTTGATCCTGAAACAACCGTGACCGATGATGTGGCCGTGGCACTGACAAACGCTTGCTACAAGGCGCTTCAGTCTTCCAATCTCTACAATCAGCGTATGTGGTCGCTGGATATCGTTGCGGGTAACAGTCTGGTAGGTGCAGGTGGTGGTACGGATGGTCTGGAAACCATACAGGCATCCAACTTTATCACGCAGAGCGATAATGGGATGGCTCTGTATATGTGGCGTTCTCCGTGGGTAGGCATCGGGCAGTGCAACATTGTACTGACCAGTCTTCCGCAGGCCGAAGCCGTATCGGAAAGCATAAAGAACCGTTGTATGGGTGAAGCATATTTCCTTCGTGCCCATTACTATTATATCTTAGCCCGTTTGTATGGCGGTGTTCCTTTGCGTCTGGAACCTTATAATCCGGGTGGATCTACTGCAATAGCACGCACTACGTTGGATCAGACTTATGAGCAGATCATTTCGGACTGTAAGAATGCAGTCGATTTGCTTCCGGCGAAAGCGGAATATAATGAAGAAGAAAAAGGACGTGCCTGTAAGGATGCTGCCCTTGCCATGCTGGCGGATATCTACCTGACACTGGCTCCCAACCATACGAGCTATTATGAAGACGTGGTGGAACTGTGCAATGAGATTACGAACCTGGGGTACGACCTTTCCATTTGCAAGTATGAAAATAACTTCGATGCTACCATCAATAACGGTCCTGAATCTCTGTTTGAGGTTCAGTATTCCGGAAGTACGGAATATGATTTCTGGGGAACGGACGGTCAGTCTTCTTGGCTTTCCACTTTCATGGGGCCTCGTAACTCGGACTTTGTTGCAGGCAGCTACGGCTGGAATCAGCCTACGGAGGAATTTGTGAGCCAGTATGAAGAAGGTGATAAACGGAAGGATCTGACGATTCTTTATGCAGGTTGTCCGGACTTCGACGGGAAGACTTACAAGAGTTCTTATTCCAATACCGGATATAATGTCCGCAAATTCCTGGTTTCCAAGACTATTTCACCGGAATACAATACGAATCCCAATAACTTTGTTGTGTACCGCTACGCGGATGTCTTGCTAAAGAAAGCGGAAGCGCTGAATGAAATGGGACAACCCGGGCAGGCTGCCGCTTCCTTGAATATCGTTCGCAAACGTGCCGGATTGCCTGAAGTTTCGGGCCTGTCGCAGGAGGCGATGCGTGAGAAGATTATTCACGAGCGTCGCATGGAACTGGCTTTCGAAGGACATCGCTGGTTCGATATGATCCGCATCAATAATGGAGAGTATGCCATTCGCTTCCTGCAATCCATTGGGAAGAACAGTGTGAACAAGAATCGCCTGTTGTTCCCCATTCCGCAGACGGAAATGGATGCGAATATACTGATGACACAGAATCCGGGTTATTAATCACTTAAATCAGAAGAAGAATATGAAAAGATATATCTCACATCTAGTATTTGCATTGCTGGGTTGCATGGTATTGTCTGCATGCGTGGACAATGACTATATGGAACTGGACAAGGGGCACAATGAGCTGGCGCTTTCCACCAGCAACACGGAAGTCGTTTTGAACGAACAGGCGCATGGCGATGATGCCCTGGAACTTTCTTGGACAACGGGCACGAATTATGGTACGGGAAATAAGATTTCCTATACACTGGAACTAGCCAAGGCGGGCAGTAATTTTACCGCTCCTTATGTGGCTTTGGAGGATGTCGTGCAGGAATATACCTGGAAGAAGAGCGTGGAGGAATTGAATAACATCCTTCGTGAATATTTCGGTGCGGAAGCTACTGAAAACATCTCTCTGGAAGCACGCTTAACAGCCAAAGTAACGGATCGGGAAGAGACGCAGGTAGCCACCACCTCTTTTAGTGTCACTGCCTACAAACCGTTGACTTCCACTCTTTACCTGATAGGGGATGCCACTCCCGGCGGTTGGAGTGCGGATGATGCAACGGAAATGACCCGGAAAGACAATGGTATCTTTACATGGACGGGAAAAATGACTGCGGGTTCCTTCAAGTTTATCACTACGCTGGGTTCTTTCTTGCCGTCATACAACAAAGGAACTGACGGAAAGCTGGTGCTTCGTACCAGTGCTGATCAGCCGGACGAACCGTTTACGATTGAAGAAGAGTTCAACTATGTTGTTGAAGCGAATCTGTTTACTGGTGTTGTTACCCTGACTCAGACCGAGAACCTCAGACCGGCTTACGATCAACTTTATTTCGTAGGAGGTATGAACGACTGGGGATTTGTGCCGATGAAAAAGGATGTGCTCGATCCGTTCCTGTTCCGCTATGCCCGTTTGTTCGATGCTGGTCAGGGTGGGGAATTTAAGTTCGGAACTTCGGAAGGAAGCTGGGAGAATATGTATAAGGCAAAGAATGCCGATGCCGCTTACACCGATACGGAAATGGTATTTGTGAAAGGGTTCGATCCTGACAATAAATGGGTGCTGAAAGATGTCGAATGTGGTAAGGCTTATAAGATATGTGTCGATATCCGTGCAGGGAAAGAGCGTATGATGATGAGCGAATTTGTTCCTTATGAGATGATTTATATGGTAGGGGATGCTACGCCTGCGGGATGGAGCATTGGAGATGCCACACCGATGCAGGCCACAGATAGTCCGTATGTATTTACCTGGCAAGGTGTACTGAATGTGGGTGAGTTGAAGCTGACCTGTGATAAGAAAGAGGACTGGAACGGTGCCTGGTTTATGCCGACCGTAGCCGACCGGCAGCCTTCGGGCGAGACGGAACCAATGCTGTTCCTGGATAAGGCCAGTGATGCTTTCAAAGCTCAATATCCGGATGTAATGATTGGAGGCATCGACCAGAAATGGAAGATCACGACGGCAGGTTCTTATAAGATTACCCTGAATCAACTGGAAGAGACGATTTCGATAGTGAAACAGTGAAACGATGAAATATATAGTTTATGCAATGGCTGCCACGTTCTTTTTGGCTTCGTGCAGCAAAGACAATGATGAAACCGGCGGTGGTAACGGTGGTGGAGGAGAAACAGGAGGAGTGACTGATGTCACTCCTGTTACCTCCGATTTGACTGTGAACCTGACCACTGACAAGGCTTGCTACCGACCGGGTGAAACCGTTTCCTTCACAGCCGATGTCCTGCCTGCGGGAGCAAAGGTACGTTACCGCACTTTGAACCAGGTAATCTCCGAACAGGCAGCTGCAGGCAGTTCTTGGACGTGGACTGCCCCTGCAACGGATTTCACCGGATATCTGGCGGACGTTTATCGCACTAAAGAAGACGGTACGGAAGTTATTCTCGGTACTATTGCCGTCGATGTATCCAGCGACTGGACACGCTTCCCGCGTTATGGCTTTGTCGCCACTTTCGACGCTTCTAAAACGGAAAGTAAAATTCAGGAGGAAATGGCTTTTCTGAACCGTTGCCATATCAATGGTGTGCAGTTTC
This window contains:
- a CDS encoding RagB/SusD family nutrient uptake outer membrane protein, with protein sequence MKKITNLLYVLAVLTLVSCNDFLDKSPKYAVDPETTVTDDVAVALTNACYKALQSSNLYNQRMWSLDIVAGNSLVGAGGGTDGLETIQASNFITQSDNGMALYMWRSPWVGIGQCNIVLTSLPQAEAVSESIKNRCMGEAYFLRAHYYYILARLYGGVPLRLEPYNPGGSTAIARTTLDQTYEQIISDCKNAVDLLPAKAEYNEEEKGRACKDAALAMLADIYLTLAPNHTSYYEDVVELCNEITNLGYDLSICKYENNFDATINNGPESLFEVQYSGSTEYDFWGTDGQSSWLSTFMGPRNSDFVAGSYGWNQPTEEFVSQYEEGDKRKDLTILYAGCPDFDGKTYKSSYSNTGYNVRKFLVSKTISPEYNTNPNNFVVYRYADVLLKKAEALNEMGQPGQAAASLNIVRKRAGLPEVSGLSQEAMREKIIHERRMELAFEGHRWFDMIRINNGEYAIRFLQSIGKNSVNKNRLLFPIPQTEMDANILMTQNPGY
- a CDS encoding SusC/RagA family TonB-linked outer membrane protein, whose product is MQKYKMPIRLRIMVCLIGMLLPMCMFAQQITVQGVVKDQTGETVIGASVVQKNTMNGTITGIDGDFSLNVPSDAVIVVSFVGYKSLEVPVKGQKQIMVTLSEDSEMLDEVVVIGYGTMKKSDLTGAVSSLGSKDIKDAPVSNLGQAIQGRISGVQVVDAGKPGDNVSIKIRGLGSINNCDPLVVIDGVPTDLGLSSLNMADVERLDVLKDASATAIYGSRGANGVVMITTKRGTEGKGKLSVSANCAFQNATNVPSLLNASQYADLSNDMMVNSGRNPNPNWANPSELGAGTDWMDELLRTGVMQNYTVSYSGGNEKSHYYVSGGFLDQSGTVRSVNYRRFTFQSNSDAQVLKWLKFSNNITFSTDTKDSGSYNIGDALKALPVLPVKNEDGSWSGPEGNSEWYGSIRNPIGPTQLNKSQTKGYNFLANLTAELTFTKWLKFKSTFGYDAKFWFIDNFTPKYNWKPIPTEETSRYKSDNKSFTYLWDNYFLFDHTFAEKHRVGVMAGSSAQWNENDYLNAQKNVFMFDNVHEMDNGQEMYAIGGSSNEWALLSYMARINYSYEDRYMLTATVRRDGSSRFGKKNRWGTFPSVSAAWRISQESWFPKNDVVNDLKIRAGYGVTGSQASVGNYSYLASYNTSVYPFGTTSGNQTALVSSTLANPYIHWEEVAQTNIGFDASLFNSRIVFSLDAYLKETRDMLVKASIPITSGFEDTTTTYTNAGKVRNQGLEMSLHTINLTGELGWETNVTATYNKNKIKDLNSAVPYYINQINNSYVTMLAKDYPINAFYGYVTDGLFQNQAEVDAHAVQPGAEPGDIRFRDLNNDGVINDSDRTVIGNPNPCWFFSMNNNLSYKGFELSVFFQGVAGNKIYNANNIDNVGMAAAYNQTTDVLNRWRGEGTSYSMPRAVFGDPNQNCRVSDRFVEDGSYLRVKNITLSYTFPKQWLQKLQIENARLSLSCENVATITGYSGFDPEVDINGIDLSRYPISRTFSVGLNFNF
- a CDS encoding SusF/SusE family outer membrane protein — protein: MKRYISHLVFALLGCMVLSACVDNDYMELDKGHNELALSTSNTEVVLNEQAHGDDALELSWTTGTNYGTGNKISYTLELAKAGSNFTAPYVALEDVVQEYTWKKSVEELNNILREYFGAEATENISLEARLTAKVTDREETQVATTSFSVTAYKPLTSTLYLIGDATPGGWSADDATEMTRKDNGIFTWTGKMTAGSFKFITTLGSFLPSYNKGTDGKLVLRTSADQPDEPFTIEEEFNYVVEANLFTGVVTLTQTENLRPAYDQLYFVGGMNDWGFVPMKKDVLDPFLFRYARLFDAGQGGEFKFGTSEGSWENMYKAKNADAAYTDTEMVFVKGFDPDNKWVLKDVECGKAYKICVDIRAGKERMMMSEFVPYEMIYMVGDATPAGWSIGDATPMQATDSPYVFTWQGVLNVGELKLTCDKKEDWNGAWFMPTVADRQPSGETEPMLFLDKASDAFKAQYPDVMIGGIDQKWKITTAGSYKITLNQLEETISIVKQ